From the Manis javanica isolate MJ-LG chromosome 11, MJ_LKY, whole genome shotgun sequence genome, one window contains:
- the RBM14 gene encoding RNA-binding protein 14 isoform X9 gives MVKLFIGNLPREATEQEIRSLFEQYGKVLECDIIKNYGFVHIEDKTAAEDAIRNLHHYKLHGVNINVEASKNKSKTSTKLHVGNISPTCTNKELRAKFEEYGPVIECDIVKDYAFVHMERAEDAVEAIRGLDNTEFQGKIASVIQG, from the coding sequence ATGGTGAAGCTGTTCATCGGAAACCTGCCCCGGGAGGCCACAGAGCAGGAGATCCGCTCACTCTTCGAGCAGTATGGGAAGGTGCTGGAATGTGACATCATCAAGAACTACGGCTTTGTGCACATAGAAGACAAGACGGCGGCTGAGGATGCCATACGCAACCTGCACCACTACAAACTGCATGGGGTGAACATCAACGTGGAAGCCAGCAAGAATAAGAGCAAAACTTCCACAAAGTTACATGTGGGCAACATCAGCCCTACTTGTACCAACAAAGAGCTTCGGGCCAAGTTCGAGGAGTATGGTCCAGTCATCGAATGTGACATCGTGAAAGATTATGCCTTTGTACACATGGAGCGGGCAGAGGATGCAGTGGAGGCCATCAGGGGCCTTGACAACACAGAATTTCAAG
- the RBM14 gene encoding RNA-binding protein 14 isoform X10, with translation MVKLFIGNLPREATEQEIRSLFEQYGKVLECDIIKNYGFVHIEDKTAAEDAIRNLHHYKLHGVNINVEASKNKSKTSTKLHVGNISPTCTNKELRAKFEEYGPVIECDIVKDYAFVHMERAEDAVEAIRGLDNTEFQGGMCVG, from the exons ATGGTGAAGCTGTTCATCGGAAACCTGCCCCGGGAGGCCACAGAGCAGGAGATCCGCTCACTCTTCGAGCAGTATGGGAAGGTGCTGGAATGTGACATCATCAAGAACTACGGCTTTGTGCACATAGAAGACAAGACGGCGGCTGAGGATGCCATACGCAACCTGCACCACTACAAACTGCATGGGGTGAACATCAACGTGGAAGCCAGCAAGAATAAGAGCAAAACTTCCACAAAGTTACATGTGGGCAACATCAGCCCTACTTGTACCAACAAAGAGCTTCGGGCCAAGTTCGAGGAGTATGGTCCAGTCATCGAATGTGACATCGTGAAAGATTATGCCTTTGTACACATGGAGCGGGCAGAGGATGCAGTGGAGGCCATCAGGGGCCTTGACAACACAGAATTTCAAG GTGGGATGTGTGTGGGCTGA
- the RBM14 gene encoding RNA-binding protein 14 isoform X3, which produces MVKLFIGNLPREATEQEIRSLFEQYGKVLECDIIKNYGFVHIEDKTAAEDAIRNLHHYKLHGVNINVEASKNKSKTSTKLHVGNISPTCTNKELRAKFEEYGPVIECDIVKDYAFVHMERAEDAVEAIRGLDNTEFQGKRMHVQLSTSRLRTAPGMGDQSGCYRCGKEGHWSKECPIDRSGRVADFTEQYNEQYGAVRTPYTVGYGDSLYYNNAYGALDAYYKRCRAARSYEAVAAAAASAYNYAEQTLSQLPQVQNTAMASHLTSTSLDPYDRHLLPTSGAAAATAAAAAAAAAAVTAASTSYYGRDRSPLRRATAPVPTVGEGYGYGHESELSQASAAARNSLYDMARYEREQYADRARYSAF; this is translated from the exons ATGGTGAAGCTGTTCATCGGAAACCTGCCCCGGGAGGCCACAGAGCAGGAGATCCGCTCACTCTTCGAGCAGTATGGGAAGGTGCTGGAATGTGACATCATCAAGAACTACGGCTTTGTGCACATAGAAGACAAGACGGCGGCTGAGGATGCCATACGCAACCTGCACCACTACAAACTGCATGGGGTGAACATCAACGTGGAAGCCAGCAAGAATAAGAGCAAAACTTCCACAAAGTTACATGTGGGCAACATCAGCCCTACTTGTACCAACAAAGAGCTTCGGGCCAAGTTCGAGGAGTATGGTCCAGTCATCGAATGTGACATCGTGAAAGATTATGCCTTTGTACACATGGAGCGGGCAGAGGATGCAGTGGAGGCCATCAGGGGCCTTGACAACACAGAATTTCAAG GCAAACGAATGCACGTGCAGTTGTCCACCAGCCGGCTTAGGACTGCGCCCGGGATGGGAGACCAGAGCGGCTGCTATCGGTGCGGGAAAGAGGGGCACTGGTCCAAAGAGTGTCCTATAGATCGTTCGGGCCGAGTGGCAGACTTTACCGAGCAATATAATGAGCAGTATGGAGCAGTGCGTACGCCTTACACCGTGGGCTACGGGGATTCATTGTATTACAACAACGCGTACGGAGCGCTCGATGCCTACTACAAGCGCTGCCGTGCTGCCCGGTCCTATGAGGCAGTGGCGGCTGCAGCTGCCTCTGCGTATAATTACGCAGAGCAGACCCTGTCCCAGCTGCCACAAGTCCAGAACACAGCCATGGCCAGTCACCTCACCTCCACCTCTCTTGATCCCTACGATAGACACCTGTTGCCGACCTCAGGAGCTGCTGCTGCtacagctgctgctgctgctgcagccGCTGCTGCTGTTACTGCAGCTTCCACTTCATATTACGGGCGGGATCGGAGCCCCCTGCGTCGCGCTACAGCCCCCGTCCCCACTGTTGGAGAGGGCTACGGTTACGGGCATGAGAGTGAGTTGTCCCAAGCTTCGGCGGCCGCGCGGAATTCCCTGTACGACATGGCCCGGTATGAGCGGGAGCAGTATGCGGATCGGGCGCGGTATTCAGCCTTTTAA
- the RBM14 gene encoding RNA-binding protein 14 isoform X8 yields MKIFVGNVDGADTTPEELAALFAPYGTVMSCAVMKQFAFVHMRENAGALRAIEALHGHELRPGRALVVEMSRPRPLNTWKIFVGNVSAACTSQELRSLFERRGRVIECDVVKDYAFVHMEKEADAKAAIAQLNGKEVKGKRINVELSTKGMVPTGV; encoded by the exons ATGAAGATATTCGTAGGAAACGTCGATGGGGCGGATACGACGCCGGAGGAGCTGGCAGCCCTCTTCGCGCCCTACGGCACGGTCATGAGCTGCGCCGTCATGAAACAGTTCGCCTTCGTGCACATGCGCGAGAATGCGGGCGCGCTGCGCGCCATCGAGGCTCTGCACGGCCACGAGCTTCGACCGGGGCGCGCGCTCGTAGTAGAGATGTCGCGCCCACGGCCTCTTAACACTTGGAAGATTTTCGTGGGCAACGTGTCGGCTGCGTGCACGAGCCAGGAATTGCGCAGCCTCTTCGAGCGTCGCGGACGCGTCATCGAATGTGACGTGGTGAAAG ACTACGCGTTTGTTCACATGGAGAAGGAAGCAGATGCCAAAGCCGCCATCGCGCAGCTCAACGGCAAAGAAGTGAAGGGCAAGCGCATCAACGTGGAACTCTCAACCAAGG GTATGGTTCCGACCGGCGTTTAG
- the RBM14 gene encoding RNA-binding protein 14 isoform X1 yields the protein MKIFVGNVDGADTTPEELAALFAPYGTVMSCAVMKQFAFVHMRENAGALRAIEALHGHELRPGRALVVEMSRPRPLNTWKIFVGNVSAACTSQELRSLFERRGRVIECDVVKDYAFVHMEKEADAKAAIAQLNGKEVKGKRINVELSTKGQKKGPGLAIQSGDKTKKPGAGDTAFPGTGGFSATFDYQQAFGNSTGGFDGQARQPTPPFFGRDRSPLRRSPPRASYVAPLTAQPATYRAQPSVSLGAAYRAQPSASLGVGYRTQPMTAQAASYRAQPSVSLGAPYRGQLASPSSQSAAASSLGPYGGAQPSASALSYGGQPAAASSLNSYGAQGSSLASYGNQPSSYGAQAASYGVRAAASYNTQGAASSLGSYGAQAASYGAQSAASSLAYGAQAASYNAQPSASYNPQSAPYAAQQAASYSSQPATYVAQPATAAAYANQPAAYAAQAATPMAGSYGAQPVVQTQLNSYGAQASMGLSGSYGAQSAAAATGSYGAAAAYGAQPSATLAAPYRTQSASLAASYAAQQHPQAAASYRGQPGNAYDGAGQPSAAYLSMSQGAVANANSTPPPYERTRLSPPRASYDDPYKKAVAMSKRYGSDRRLAELSDYRRLSESQLSFRRSPTKSSLDYRRLPDAHSDYARYSGSYNDYLRAAQMHSGYQRRM from the exons ATGAAGATATTCGTAGGAAACGTCGATGGGGCGGATACGACGCCGGAGGAGCTGGCAGCCCTCTTCGCGCCCTACGGCACGGTCATGAGCTGCGCCGTCATGAAACAGTTCGCCTTCGTGCACATGCGCGAGAATGCGGGCGCGCTGCGCGCCATCGAGGCTCTGCACGGCCACGAGCTTCGACCGGGGCGCGCGCTCGTAGTAGAGATGTCGCGCCCACGGCCTCTTAACACTTGGAAGATTTTCGTGGGCAACGTGTCGGCTGCGTGCACGAGCCAGGAATTGCGCAGCCTCTTCGAGCGTCGCGGACGCGTCATCGAATGTGACGTGGTGAAAG ACTACGCGTTTGTTCACATGGAGAAGGAAGCAGATGCCAAAGCCGCCATCGCGCAGCTCAACGGCAAAGAAGTGAAGGGCAAGCGCATCAACGTGGAACTCTCAACCAAGGGTCAGAAgaaggggcctggcctggctATCCAGTCTGGGGACAAGACCAAGAAACCAGGGGCTGGGGATACGGCATTCCCTGGAACTGGTGGCTTCTCTGCCACCTTCGACTACCAGCAGGCTTTTGGCAACAGCACTGGTGGCTTTGATGGGCAAGCCCGTCAGCCCACACCACCTTTCTTTGGTCGCGACCGCAGCCCCCTGCGCCGTTCACCTCCCCGAGCCTCTTACGTGGCTCCTCTGACGGCCCAGCCAGCCACCTACCGGGCCCAGCCCTCAGTGTCTTTGGGAGCTGCCTACAGGGCACAGCCTTCTGCCTCTTTGGGTGTTGGCTATCGGACTCAGCCCATGACAGCCCAGGCGGCCTCTTACCGCGCTCAGCCCTCTGTCTCCCTTGGGGCCCCATACAGGGGCCAGCTAGCTAGCCCTAGCTCCCAGTCTGCTGCAGCTTCCTCGCTTGGCCCATATGGTGGAGCCCAGCCTTCGGCCTCTGCCCTCTCCTATGGAGGTCAGCCAGCTGCGGCTTCCTCGCTCAACTCCTATGGGGCTCAAGGCTCCTCCCTTGCCTCCTACGGTAACCAGCCATCTTCTTATGGCGCACAGGCTGCCTCTTATGGAGTTCGTGCGGCTGCCTCCTACAACACccagggagcagcttcctccctagGCTCCTATGGGGCCCAGGCAGCCTCCTATGGGGCCCAGTCTGCGGCCTCCTCACTAGCATATGGGGCCCAGGCAGCTTCTTACAATGCCCAGCCCTCGGCTTCGTACAATCCCCAGTCTGCCCCATATGCCGCACAGCAGGCTGCTTCCTACTCTTCCCAGCCTGCTACCTACGTGGCACAGCCAGCTACAGCTGCTGCCTATGCCAACCAGCCAGCTGCCTATGCTGCACAAGCTGCTACCCCAATGGCTGGCTCCTATGGTGCCCAGCCGGTTGTTCAGACCCAACTGAACAGTTATGGGGCTCAAGCATCAATGGGCCTGTCAGGCTCCTATGGGGCTCAGTcagctgctgcagccactggctCCTATGGTGCTGCAGCTGCCTATGGGGCCCAGCCTTCTGCCACCCTGGCAGCTCCTTACCGCACTCAGTCAGCCTCATTGGCTGCTTCCTATGCTGCCCAGCAGCATCCCCAGGCTGCTGCCTCCTATCGTGGCCAGCCGGGCAATGCCTACGATGGGGCAGGTCAGCCGTCTGCAGCCTACCTGTCCATGTCCCAGGGGGCCGTTGCCAACGCCAACAGCACCCCGCCGCCCTATGAGCGTACCCGCCTCTCCCCACCCCGGGCCAGCTACGACGATCCCTACAAAAAGGCTGTCGCCATGTCGAAAAG GTATGGTTCCGACCGGCGTTTAGCCGAGCTCTCTGATTACCGCCGTTTATCAGAGTCGCAGCTTTCGTTCCGCCGCTCGCCGACAAAGTCCTCGCTGGATTACCGTCGCCTGCCCGATGCCCATTCTGATTACGCACGCTATTCGGGCTCCTATAATGATTACCTGCGGGCAGCTCAGATGCACTCTGGCTACCAGCGCCGCATGTAG
- the RBM14 gene encoding RNA-binding protein 14 isoform X6 → MVKLFIGNLPREATEQEIRSLFEQYGKVLECDIIKNYGFVHIEDKTAAEDAIRNLHHYKLHGVNINVEASKNKSKTSTKLHVGNISPTCTNKELRAKFEEYGPVIECDIVKDYAFVHMERAEDAVEAIRGLDNTEFQDTCCRPQELLLLQLLLLLQPLLLLLQLPLHITGGIGAPCVALQPPSPLLERATVTGMRVSCPKLRRPRGIPCTTWPGMSGSSMRIGRGIQPFKA, encoded by the exons ATGGTGAAGCTGTTCATCGGAAACCTGCCCCGGGAGGCCACAGAGCAGGAGATCCGCTCACTCTTCGAGCAGTATGGGAAGGTGCTGGAATGTGACATCATCAAGAACTACGGCTTTGTGCACATAGAAGACAAGACGGCGGCTGAGGATGCCATACGCAACCTGCACCACTACAAACTGCATGGGGTGAACATCAACGTGGAAGCCAGCAAGAATAAGAGCAAAACTTCCACAAAGTTACATGTGGGCAACATCAGCCCTACTTGTACCAACAAAGAGCTTCGGGCCAAGTTCGAGGAGTATGGTCCAGTCATCGAATGTGACATCGTGAAAGATTATGCCTTTGTACACATGGAGCGGGCAGAGGATGCAGTGGAGGCCATCAGGGGCCTTGACAACACAGAATTTCAAG ACACCTGTTGCCGACCTCAGGAGCTGCTGCTGCtacagctgctgctgctgctgcagccGCTGCTGCTGTTACTGCAGCTTCCACTTCATATTACGGGCGGGATCGGAGCCCCCTGCGTCGCGCTACAGCCCCCGTCCCCACTGTTGGAGAGGGCTACGGTTACGGGCATGAGAGTGAGTTGTCCCAAGCTTCGGCGGCCGCGCGGAATTCCCTGTACGACATGGCCCGGTATGAGCGGGAGCAGTATGCGGATCGGGCGCGGTATTCAGCCTTTTAAAGCTTGA
- the RBM14 gene encoding RNA-binding protein 14 isoform X2, whose translation MFPPDECSRAEDYAFVHMEKEADAKAAIAQLNGKEVKGKRINVELSTKGQKKGPGLAIQSGDKTKKPGAGDTAFPGTGGFSATFDYQQAFGNSTGGFDGQARQPTPPFFGRDRSPLRRSPPRASYVAPLTAQPATYRAQPSVSLGAAYRAQPSASLGVGYRTQPMTAQAASYRAQPSVSLGAPYRGQLASPSSQSAAASSLGPYGGAQPSASALSYGGQPAAASSLNSYGAQGSSLASYGNQPSSYGAQAASYGVRAAASYNTQGAASSLGSYGAQAASYGAQSAASSLAYGAQAASYNAQPSASYNPQSAPYAAQQAASYSSQPATYVAQPATAAAYANQPAAYAAQAATPMAGSYGAQPVVQTQLNSYGAQASMGLSGSYGAQSAAAATGSYGAAAAYGAQPSATLAAPYRTQSASLAASYAAQQHPQAAASYRGQPGNAYDGAGQPSAAYLSMSQGAVANANSTPPPYERTRLSPPRASYDDPYKKAVAMSKRYGSDRRLAELSDYRRLSESQLSFRRSPTKSSLDYRRLPDAHSDYARYSGSYNDYLRAAQMHSGYQRRM comes from the exons ATGTTCCCTCCCGATGAATGCTCCCGAGCGGAAG ACTACGCGTTTGTTCACATGGAGAAGGAAGCAGATGCCAAAGCCGCCATCGCGCAGCTCAACGGCAAAGAAGTGAAGGGCAAGCGCATCAACGTGGAACTCTCAACCAAGGGTCAGAAgaaggggcctggcctggctATCCAGTCTGGGGACAAGACCAAGAAACCAGGGGCTGGGGATACGGCATTCCCTGGAACTGGTGGCTTCTCTGCCACCTTCGACTACCAGCAGGCTTTTGGCAACAGCACTGGTGGCTTTGATGGGCAAGCCCGTCAGCCCACACCACCTTTCTTTGGTCGCGACCGCAGCCCCCTGCGCCGTTCACCTCCCCGAGCCTCTTACGTGGCTCCTCTGACGGCCCAGCCAGCCACCTACCGGGCCCAGCCCTCAGTGTCTTTGGGAGCTGCCTACAGGGCACAGCCTTCTGCCTCTTTGGGTGTTGGCTATCGGACTCAGCCCATGACAGCCCAGGCGGCCTCTTACCGCGCTCAGCCCTCTGTCTCCCTTGGGGCCCCATACAGGGGCCAGCTAGCTAGCCCTAGCTCCCAGTCTGCTGCAGCTTCCTCGCTTGGCCCATATGGTGGAGCCCAGCCTTCGGCCTCTGCCCTCTCCTATGGAGGTCAGCCAGCTGCGGCTTCCTCGCTCAACTCCTATGGGGCTCAAGGCTCCTCCCTTGCCTCCTACGGTAACCAGCCATCTTCTTATGGCGCACAGGCTGCCTCTTATGGAGTTCGTGCGGCTGCCTCCTACAACACccagggagcagcttcctccctagGCTCCTATGGGGCCCAGGCAGCCTCCTATGGGGCCCAGTCTGCGGCCTCCTCACTAGCATATGGGGCCCAGGCAGCTTCTTACAATGCCCAGCCCTCGGCTTCGTACAATCCCCAGTCTGCCCCATATGCCGCACAGCAGGCTGCTTCCTACTCTTCCCAGCCTGCTACCTACGTGGCACAGCCAGCTACAGCTGCTGCCTATGCCAACCAGCCAGCTGCCTATGCTGCACAAGCTGCTACCCCAATGGCTGGCTCCTATGGTGCCCAGCCGGTTGTTCAGACCCAACTGAACAGTTATGGGGCTCAAGCATCAATGGGCCTGTCAGGCTCCTATGGGGCTCAGTcagctgctgcagccactggctCCTATGGTGCTGCAGCTGCCTATGGGGCCCAGCCTTCTGCCACCCTGGCAGCTCCTTACCGCACTCAGTCAGCCTCATTGGCTGCTTCCTATGCTGCCCAGCAGCATCCCCAGGCTGCTGCCTCCTATCGTGGCCAGCCGGGCAATGCCTACGATGGGGCAGGTCAGCCGTCTGCAGCCTACCTGTCCATGTCCCAGGGGGCCGTTGCCAACGCCAACAGCACCCCGCCGCCCTATGAGCGTACCCGCCTCTCCCCACCCCGGGCCAGCTACGACGATCCCTACAAAAAGGCTGTCGCCATGTCGAAAAG GTATGGTTCCGACCGGCGTTTAGCCGAGCTCTCTGATTACCGCCGTTTATCAGAGTCGCAGCTTTCGTTCCGCCGCTCGCCGACAAAGTCCTCGCTGGATTACCGTCGCCTGCCCGATGCCCATTCTGATTACGCACGCTATTCGGGCTCCTATAATGATTACCTGCGGGCAGCTCAGATGCACTCTGGCTACCAGCGCCGCATGTAG
- the RBM14 gene encoding RNA-binding protein 14 isoform X5: MVKLFIGNLPREATEQEIRSLFEQYGKVLECDIIKNYGFVHIEDKTAAEDAIRNLHHYKLHGVNINVEASKNKSKTSTKLHVGNISPTCTNKELRAKFEEYGPVIECDIVKDYAFVHMERAEDAVEAIRGLDNTEFQGKRMHVQLSTSRLRTAPGMGDQSGCYRHLLPTSGAAAATAAAAAAAAAAVTAASTSYYGRDRSPLRRATAPVPTVGEGYGYGHESELSQASAAARNSLYDMARYEREQYADRARYSAF, from the exons ATGGTGAAGCTGTTCATCGGAAACCTGCCCCGGGAGGCCACAGAGCAGGAGATCCGCTCACTCTTCGAGCAGTATGGGAAGGTGCTGGAATGTGACATCATCAAGAACTACGGCTTTGTGCACATAGAAGACAAGACGGCGGCTGAGGATGCCATACGCAACCTGCACCACTACAAACTGCATGGGGTGAACATCAACGTGGAAGCCAGCAAGAATAAGAGCAAAACTTCCACAAAGTTACATGTGGGCAACATCAGCCCTACTTGTACCAACAAAGAGCTTCGGGCCAAGTTCGAGGAGTATGGTCCAGTCATCGAATGTGACATCGTGAAAGATTATGCCTTTGTACACATGGAGCGGGCAGAGGATGCAGTGGAGGCCATCAGGGGCCTTGACAACACAGAATTTCAAG GCAAACGAATGCACGTGCAGTTGTCCACCAGCCGGCTTAGGACTGCGCCCGGGATGGGAGACCAGAGCGGCTGCTATCG ACACCTGTTGCCGACCTCAGGAGCTGCTGCTGCtacagctgctgctgctgctgcagccGCTGCTGCTGTTACTGCAGCTTCCACTTCATATTACGGGCGGGATCGGAGCCCCCTGCGTCGCGCTACAGCCCCCGTCCCCACTGTTGGAGAGGGCTACGGTTACGGGCATGAGAGTGAGTTGTCCCAAGCTTCGGCGGCCGCGCGGAATTCCCTGTACGACATGGCCCGGTATGAGCGGGAGCAGTATGCGGATCGGGCGCGGTATTCAGCCTTTTAA
- the RBM14 gene encoding RNA-binding protein 14 isoform X11: MKIFVGNVDGADTTPEELAALFAPYGTVMSCAVMKQFAFVHMRENAGALRAIEALHGHELRPGRALVVEMSRPRPLNTWKIFVGNVSAACTSQELRSLFERRGRVIECDVVKGNWRSS; encoded by the exons ATGAAGATATTCGTAGGAAACGTCGATGGGGCGGATACGACGCCGGAGGAGCTGGCAGCCCTCTTCGCGCCCTACGGCACGGTCATGAGCTGCGCCGTCATGAAACAGTTCGCCTTCGTGCACATGCGCGAGAATGCGGGCGCGCTGCGCGCCATCGAGGCTCTGCACGGCCACGAGCTTCGACCGGGGCGCGCGCTCGTAGTAGAGATGTCGCGCCCACGGCCTCTTAACACTTGGAAGATTTTCGTGGGCAACGTGTCGGCTGCGTGCACGAGCCAGGAATTGCGCAGCCTCTTCGAGCGTCGCGGACGCGTCATCGAATGTGACGTGGTGAAAG GTAATTGGCGTTCGTCATAA